Part of the Musa acuminata AAA Group cultivar baxijiao chromosome BXJ3-10, Cavendish_Baxijiao_AAA, whole genome shotgun sequence genome, CCCAATATTTAGGCCTCTGTTTTCCAGATTGatccagaagaaaaaaaaagtgaagaaaagaaATGGACAAAATACCGAGCTACAAGTGAAAGACTATCAAACATCAAAAGGAAGATTATATGCCAAGATGAATCTGGAAACTTATCTTCcccaaagaaaaaatatataaactatTAATGTCTTAATATAATTGTATTTTTcgtcattattattttcatttggttctagtggttgaggcctataaaactGATCAAAACATATTCCAATGGGATCATCTGTTATAGATTTATTTTTCCACGCAAGATGTTTAAGTGGTGTGAGGTCATGATTTTCCCCAAACATGAGTTTGAAGGGCCTGGAGCAAGTTAAAAAGTATATGTACCTGTCTCTCCTCTTTTTATAGACTTTTGATTGTGCAACATAGATGATGCTCTAAGCTTATCAATAAACAAATTCATAAACAGAAGAAAAACATATACATATAGTTCACCTAACCAAGATACCATAACCACTCACATCCGCTTAGGATTTAAATCTTAGGATGCACTCAAACTGAGACAAAATCCCTAGACTGTCTAATAAATTTTCATACCATCAAAGTCTAATATAGTCATACTAGATCAATACCTATTCAGTTGTATATGACCATTTGGCTAGGGGTTCCAATGTTCCTACAATTAATTGCATTGGATATGATGACTCGCATAGAAAATTAGTAGAGTTACTGTAGAGGCTAACTTACGATCAACACTATTTAAGGCAATTCATCGATGCAAATAATTTGGAGCACTAATAGACATAAGTTATCTTTCCTATCTAGCAGTAGATGTTTTAAAGGGGGTTCCACGATGACCAGTTAAAGCTCCGAAAGACGTAACCAGATAAGAGTGGTAGATTGGAGACCAACTTGATCATTTCACTAAATCTGGTTTGCTTTGGCTTGGTCATATATTCCAACTATTTATTAAAAGCCACATGATTCTTTTCCTTAACTGATATCCAACAACGATATCAATAAGAATTCGAGACACGATATCCTTTCCTATTACATCACAGTGTTAACAACACATTATAGCAAGAAATAGCTCCAattaaacaataataaaaaagttCTTGTATGATCAGACTTGAATATACGATATCTACAGTTAGGCTAAAGAAACAATACGATCTCCAAAGGAATGCAGTAACGAATTTAGtggaaaaaacaaaaaattaaataccTTCTTCCTTCATAACATGAAGGGCAGATTCAGACAGAATCAGAAAACAAGATTTAGCAAGTTAAACAACACTAAGAACCTTAAAATAAGCAAGTACATTGTTCAGGCACAAAGTAACTAAATTCGCAAAGTAAAATTCTAACACCAAGTCCATACCTTCTTCCTACAGAACTTGAACAATGGGCTCAGATAACGAGCACACTGCTTAAAAGTAGCAACCATGGACTTTCCCTTGGCTGTTCTTTTCTCTGCCTCCGCCATCTCGTTCAATTCCTGGTTCCACTCATTCAACAGCCTCTTGAAGAAAACAAGAATTTTATCCTCGTCGCAAAGATCCTCAAACTTCGCCTTCATCCGCTTTAAGTCCTTGTCGGTGTCCACACCCGAGGAACCCCCATCCCCGCTCAAATTCTTATCCCCATCCCCATCCATCCCATCATCCTCCAACCTGTCTCCATCATCTCTCTTGCCCTTCGTCCGGTCATGCAAGAACGAAGATGTTGAGCCCGATTTCTGCCGCTTACGGAGTTCGTAAATGTCCCGAAGGAAGTCGTTGGTCTGTCCCTCGGTCATGTCGCTATCGATTTCCAAGATGCCGGACTTGAGGGTGAGCTTAAGGCGGTCGAGGCGAGCGTCATCATCCTCGCCGAAGAACGTGATGGGCTGCTTTAGAATCCGAAGGCGGCGGATGACTTCCTGGCGGGGAAGGACGAGGTCGTCGATGCGTTGCTCTTCGGATAGGGTTTCGAGGGTTTTCTTGGAGGATGCCACAGCCGCGGCGGAGGCGAGGGCCGGGGGAAGGGAGTTACCAGGGTTTGCGTCGAGAGAAGACGACGAGGCATTGGCGGTTGAGGAAGAGGCggcaggggaggaggaggaggaggaggcggaggtggaGCGGAGGGATTTGGAGAGGAGGTCGCGCTGCTCTTCGTCGCGGAGCTTTTGGATCGTCTTTTGGTCGATCTCGGACCGCTTCAGGAGCTTTCGGCCGCCGAAGTCGGATTGCAAGCTCTGTCGTTTCTTCTGGAGTTCTCGCTTCAGCAAATCCATTAGGGCTCCGTTTCTCCCCCCTTCCTCTCGTGGAAGATAGGAAAAGAGACGGAGAAGGATTAAATAATATCCCTTTGGTATGGTATAATTTATTTTGGGCGAATTTTCGAAAATAATCTGAGAAATTCTCGAAGAGCATTTTAACTTTCGAAAATTATAACTTTTGGCAAGATCGCTAAAGCTATTATtacatatgttattttattttttatattattaaaaatattatcttcatttcaatattataatataaaaatattattaaattaatttttaggaATAATAATTGTTTGATGTTATTATATGATAAGATTATTAGAAAGAAATAttatataatggtttgtttatgccagACACTACTTCACCGTGTAGATGTATTCAAGAGGAAATAAAATGAGGCAATTCTTATATTTTCTTCCTCACAATTGCATCTTTCTCTCCCTCCCTTATTAACCTTCTTTCTCCATCTTTTTAATAAATGATGAGCATTTAATCCAAAACTTAGATCGTAGattgtttcaaaatatattagATAATTTAGCCCCCATTTGATTTCTACCTagtaaatcattaaaaaaaatcgtTATGCTTAGTTATATTCACTaacatattatattaaaaaatatattagtttcTATATAAGATGATCCTAAAtttttataaaacttaaaaacttAAAACAActcaaattataataaaaatattattttttacataaTTCATAGTTAATTATCCAAAAAAATTATACTCCAACTACACGCAAGTCatgttaaaaaatatatcaatttctatataaaattatcctaaattcatcataaaactaattataaaatctaACATTTCTTATTTTCTACTTCTTATATAGACTTAGTTGCACTTGAAATTGTAATAAGTTAAATTTGATTACttaacttattttaaaattaataatttttatattttttaaagataattaattatcaaaactttAAGAATTCTGCTAGAATATGATTATAACAAAAATTGAactatgttttttattttatgatgaatttaaaatgttaatatatttttaataagtttTATTGTAACTTGAGTGTAGTAAATCAATTATAATTTGAGTATAACTTAAATGTAAGGGATGTGATCTGACTCGACCCAATCTAAAGGGATCTAATCCGAATTAATTTGATTCGAACCGAACTGCCCTGTGGATCGATTGAGCTTAAAATAATTTGGTTGAGGGATATTATTAGAATTTTTAAAAGAGTAACTTtggtaaaaataaaatatgaaggCCTCATTTGGTAAAAGCCCTTTCAATATATAAtccaaataaataatattaaataatttactgatatatatcaatttatataactaataataaataaaatattttaaattgtttaaaaatttcaaaaaaatatataaacaataaatttaaaactaattttttATAACTACAAAGTCAAGAGTCATACAATAATAATATTTGTATATTTTAAAAATGAAAgagtaaaatttttaaattttgaaaatatttttaagaaaacttaaaataaatttgaatggTTAATATggccattattttttatttttaagtttctaAAAATAGTTTATTTAGTGATTTTGACACTTAAAAAGTTATAATTAccctaaaaatatcaaaaatatatatcatcttaatataaaaataatctaattatttaatataattaattttttaattaatattttatatattgatatttttataaatttatgattCTTCTATAGAGTCTAAAAATATCTCAAAAGTTAACATGAAATAAAAGAGTATGGCCCAAGAGATATATCCTTTCATTGCGTAAcaccaaaaaaataattttaaaaattttcaagtTTTAAAATTAAATCCGACAATCTTTGCAAActtcaaatttttaaaaaataataaataaaaataaaatagctaAGTGACTACTAGATGCTAATCTTGAACTATGTTCCATTGATATAGATTTCTACcattacatataatatatatgattAGTCATAGGGTTGTGCTTTAGTGGCCCTacacaaatctttatttttaatgaGAGCTTTTAGTGATGCCTAATTCTCTAGTTGTAATTAGATACCTTCGTATAGAAGAGCTCGTACTAACGATGTGTGTAGACTCATATCtcatgaaaaatattctctttcattGTTAAAACTCTTATTTTATCATTAGGCGGGAGCAATAAACATGGAGATAGAGATTGGTGTTTGACTTTATTTATATACTAATGTGCTATTTATTTTTCAATACACTTCTTAATCGATCTATCATGAGATTATTATTCCCACATTAACCCTCTCTCAAAGGATCTTCTATAAGAAAGGTCAAGTTCTCGTCATTAAAAGATTCATTATAGACTAAACCATCTCCCTCGATGAtattaagataataatttatttatttatttatgatggttattatgatatattgtacaatcattttttttaatgattaacATCGGCGATAAGAATAAACACATATAATCATgaatcatatatttaattaattgACATCTATACTCAAAATGTGAATCATTAATATGTCAACAAAAGTgcaaacaaatttaatttttatatataattaagaTGCGTAAGGTCATCACATTTGTAATAAAATTGAAGTTAATTGGGAATCGACTTAGGAAGCATCACATTTATTCTCGAACAAGAGGAAAACGATGCGTGCTGTCCAAACGAAGGACATGCGGCTAATTTCAAATGCATGAAAGGGTAATCTTTAGCAATGTTTTCCACCGTAAATGTTGGTGTGTTGTTCATCAGCAGTCAGCCGAAGTCTCCCTA contains:
- the LOC135651684 gene encoding uncharacterized protein LOC135651684, giving the protein MDLLKRELQKKRQSLQSDFGGRKLLKRSEIDQKTIQKLRDEEQRDLLSKSLRSTSASSSSSSPAASSSTANASSSSLDANPGNSLPPALASAAAVASSKKTLETLSEEQRIDDLVLPRQEVIRRLRILKQPITFFGEDDDARLDRLKLTLKSGILEIDSDMTEGQTNDFLRDIYELRKRQKSGSTSSFLHDRTKGKRDDGDRLEDDGMDGDGDKNLSGDGGSSGVDTDKDLKRMKAKFEDLCDEDKILVFFKRLLNEWNQELNEMAEAEKRTAKGKSMVATFKQCARYLSPLFKFCRKKVLPDDIRQALLVVVECCMKRDYLAAMDQYIKMAIGNAPWPIGVTMVGIHERSAREKIYTNSVAHIMNDETTRKYLQSVKRLMTFCQRRNPAVPSKSVEFNSLANGSDLQSLLAEERYPGKGASEERLRLLPTPKE